AAATTGCTCATCAATCCGAGCATTCCGGAGATGGACGAGAGCGAGCTCAATCTGGTCTGCGTAGGGACCAAAGATGCGATCGTAATGGTTGAGGCCGCTGCCTCGGGGCAGAACGAGTCGATTCTCGTTGATGCGCTTGAACTGGCTCGGGAGCCGATCAATGCGATTATTGAGTGCCAGCTTCAGCTTCAGGAGGCGGTTGGCAAGCCCAAGCGCGAGTTCGACGACAGTATCTATCAGATTCCAGACGAGCTACAGGCCGAGGTCGAGGGCGCGGTCGCCGAAGAGCTTGACAGGCGAATCAGGATTAAGCCCAAGCTGGAGCGAGAGGCGGCGGTGAAGGAGCTTCGCGACACTCTTCTAGTCAAGTATGAGGAAGAGGATGACCAGACGAAGTTCCTCGTTCGGGACGCCTTCGGGCAGCTCGAAAAGAAGTTCGTTCGGAGAATGGTCCTCGACGAGGGTGTTCGGGTTGACGGTCGGCAGCCGGATGAGATTCGGCCCATTACTTGCGAGGTTGGGCTCCTGCCAAGGACTCATGGGTCGGCAGTCTTCACCAGGGGTGAGACGCAGGCACTTGCGGTCTTGACGCTGGGGACATCGGTGGACGAGCAGAAGATCGACGCGCTGGAGGGTGAGAGTTACAATCGATTTTTGCTTCATTACAATTTCCCGCCGTTTAGCGTGGGTGAGGCCTCATTTCTGAGGGGGCCTGGGAGGCGTGAGGTTGGCCATGGTGCTCTTGCGCTTAAGGCGATTAGCCCGGTCATACCTGATGAAACGGAGTTTCCTTACACACTGCGAGTTGTCTCCGAGATACTGGAATCCAATGGCTCCAGTTCAATGGCTACTGTCTGCGCCGGGATGCTCGCCTTGATGGACGCTGGTGTCCCGACCAAA
This DNA window, taken from bacterium, encodes the following:
- the pnp gene encoding polyribonucleotide nucleotidyltransferase; the encoded protein is KLLINPSIPEMDESELNLVCVGTKDAIVMVEAAASGQNESILVDALELAREPINAIIECQLQLQEAVGKPKREFDDSIYQIPDELQAEVEGAVAEELDRRIRIKPKLEREAAVKELRDTLLVKYEEEDDQTKFLVRDAFGQLEKKFVRRMVLDEGVRVDGRQPDEIRPITCEVGLLPRTHGSAVFTRGETQALAVLTLGTSVDEQKIDALEGESYNRFLLHYNFPPFSVGEASFLRGPGRREVGHGALALKAISPVIPDETEFPYTLRVVSEILESNGSSSMATVCAGMLALMDAGVPTKDVVSGIAMGLITDGDRHCVLSDILGVEDHLGDMDFKVTGTRDGVTALQLDVKAGSIDTDILRDALEQAKRGRLYILDNMLEAIPEPRKDLSPYAPRIISIMINKDKIRDVIGPGGKVIRSIVEETGVKIDVDDSGEVRIASTSEEASAKALKMIEELTAEAEEGKVYVGKVKRVEAYGAFVEILPGVEGLLHISQMADERVGEVRDIMKEGDEVQVIVLPSDERGRLRLSRKAAFGRQPGDVVPKDELPQETRKPAEARRPSYDNRRRRDGSNDRGGRPPDRSRGGGQHRRDR